A stretch of Henckelia pumila isolate YLH828 chromosome 4, ASM3356847v2, whole genome shotgun sequence DNA encodes these proteins:
- the LOC140859997 gene encoding kinesin-like protein KIN-12C isoform X2 → MLLCRHPSPIRASTMSNDGSSTRPQCLASENEYEIPSNQMQSTPSRAPLNSIPDPSQFQSGIHSQFVQHHVKEKPESSTSIGSKRFEAIAETELISSFPKTPKGYTKCKVVHSEPSSAQTTPQVRSGLKFSNIGSASTGGTLTRVPCQLGSVGGRGEVCPRVSRRISVSNPEQLPVQVPQFELDENPGFWENHNVQVLIRIRPLNNNEIVSQGYGRCVRQESSQSVVWIGHPETRFTFDHIACESTSQEKLFRVVGLPMVDNCMSGYNSCMFAYGQTGSGKTYTMMGETDKMNEKLSSDRGITYRIFEYLFTRITKEEEDRKSERLTYSCKCSFLEIYNEQITDLLEPLSTNLQLREDSKKGVYVENLTEHSVRTANEVLKLLQQGAANRKIAATHMNSESSRSHSVFTCIIESSWEKDSMVHLRFGRLNLVDLAGSERQKSSGAEGDRLKEAANINKSLSTLGMVIMSLVDLANGKHRHVPYRDSRLTFLLQDSLGGNSKTTIIANISPSTCSAYETLSTLKFAQRAKLIQNNAKINEDASGDVIALQRQIQQLKGQLSFLTKHQQTSLKPLDFAPDSEKFSLGYCPGRYETFDETNVNGEHNIPKGEIRKQMKYLEDTLSGALHREKLTEMEVKRQKVEIERMNNLVHQQKEEAQHTKMMLILRDEKIQQLESLLDGPVCADKFYQAENNALREEIKQLQEKFDRNPEVDRLQLENFRLREQIRLYQDFFEQGERERLLDEISGLHSQLLELLEVDKSFANQQYLSTKGLEVERELQRCKEMNTELIREVDELQLQLGNSMTCNQNTFDSIENSLPSKNLVDEATSSNDQYDEVYHNAHGQNINLNSDNVHKQPMDDLKLGHFQLNKEPEFVLRVNEKVMETQENGEIMMRELKDKCKGYHQEISGSGNNYPNAAIDGNEATGIMTLQAKLDELYGELKEAQILNEQYIKEHTTRLSKDCENKLIQNEVELEATKAIIHLQEEMDRLQKDFQMRLCSLTQQNLNLENNISDKEEELKYVRSKWESATLELTTFLIDGSRSLGDAARQITSISHSFHSANGWVSEHVERAAKICVEKEQTILLLQKSLEDAQKNVLQMEQKLYSLKGATVVLTKYQMSENSSSGEELECSNKSDDSTESLAEMDGWTPDCSNSCSDASVQSAGDGDKSSSSNQYGCGNKPTEPTLDPRSDEVTHVSHNTACLLSRKEFTKACKTFGKLKEFMAVSVHEKKQGCAAEVLNLSNQDATENSFKQLGDVHDQQTSRRVESAGQKLGELADEGYMHPTANFFTKIEKAYETMEEADYILKAMLKANEKANMMTAMWKQSGEELMADKENLIEEIKRLKFGTLLKDGENEVLRDQIQFSFIEIANILSSLEEFFIQMQTALKLSACSDINPVVEETRSLFCSSRSWLDALFCKALQSDISMLVLQCQMGEYIHRFGGINKIIYADRSPLQEHSLSTNKHGISNVSWDDNATSHSIKCQSEGDRIEDKLETEIKEFDPLNSDTGNKNSELKRELERKDILLKGLLFDFSLLQELASHRKDIKGEIEKLIVASNEVQNELQIKRVQIDDMQVKNAKLEDRMAEAELALFNSKSELDQAIEMSNVLSEQNVELKVFLKDLYLKNSEAEHLVEEQREAIKCLEKEIIRLSSSLEKHLVSSTEDVEKSLTRVTAEKDQLFERLCSLQDRLDMACALADENQAIAAEARQESEGSRMYAEQKEEEVKILERSVEELERTINVLEKKVHEMEEEIQKHCTTKDTLELELQALRRRLSTVEDFTESMQSDSTNSAVLEDQLSRKLHIKALEVNEAHSRIKFLEEMNDEQAHKINQFKDYISELVLHAEAQASQYQQKYKNLEAMVREVKPDLFVSVAPTVESADKISTKTRGSSSPFRCIASLVQQVNQEKDRELSNARLHIEELEALVASRHKEVCVLNTRLATAESMTHDVIRDLLSVKLDITNYANIVDQHQLQKLIKEAQHQRREFAVMEQEIVNLRRHINELHEDKERCIIEVNKSKADQLGLQIMLEQLQQRDQMLIAQNDMLKMDKNNLQKKVTELDEMVKKLFRMQDGQHGNQQQTNSLLRWPFELDLDERLARSQKVLSRINNEFAQYHRPENKLESRSKEKRFR, encoded by the exons ATGCTCCTTTGTCGCCACCCATCCCCAATCAGAGCTTCAACCATGTCCAACGACGGTTCTTCGACTCGTCCGCAATGTCTAGCAAGTGAAAACGAATACGAAATCCCATCGAATCAAATGCAGTCGACTCCATCAAGAGCTCCTCTTAATTCAATCCCCGACCCGTCTCAATTTCAATCAGGAATCCACAGTCAATTTGTTCAGCATCATGTTAAAGAGAAACCGGAATCATCCACGTCCATTGGCAGCAAAAGATTTGAGGCCATTGCGGAAACTGAGCTGATATCTTCATTTCCGAAAACTCCCAAGGGTTACACTAAATGTAAAGTTGTTCATTCTGAACCCAGTTCAGCTCAAACTACTCCTCAAGTTAGAAGTGGGCTTAAGTTTTCCAACATCGGTTCTGCTTCGACTGGTGGTACGCTCACAAGGGTGCCGTGTCAATTAGGCAGTGTAGGAGGAAGAGGAGAGGTTTGCCCGCGGGTTTCTAGGAGGATTTCAGTCTCAAATCCGGAACAGTTACCTGTTCAGGTTCCACAATTTGAGCTTGATGAGAACCCCGGGTTTTGGGAGAATCATAATGTGCAG GTTTTGATTCGGATTAGACCATTGAATAATAACGAAATTGTTTCACAAGGGTACGGGAGATGCGTGAGGCAAGAGAGTTCACAGTCAGTAGTTTGGATAGGTCATCCCGAAACCAGATTTACATTTGATCACATTGCTTGTGAAAGTACATCACAG GAAAAGCTATTCAGAGTTGTGGGATTGCCCATGGTGGACAATTGCATGTCTGGGTATAACAGCTGCATGTTTGCTTATGGACAG ACCGGTAGTGGAAAGACCTATACTATGATGGGTGAAACTGATAAGATGAATGAAAAGCTCAGTTCTGATCGTGGCATTACTTACCGCATTTTCGAGTACCTATTCACGAGGATTACAAAG GAAGAAGAGGACAGGAAGAGTGAGAGATTAACCTATAGCTGCAAATGTTCTTTTCTAGAGATTTATAATGAGCAAATAACGGACCTTCTCGAGCCTTTGTCAACTAATCTCCag CTCAGAGAAGATTCGAAGAAAGGGGTATATGTTGAAAACCTTACCGAGCATAGTGTCAGAACAGCGAATGAAGTTCTCAAACTTTTGCAACAG GGTGCTGCAAATAGGAAAATAGCAGCAACTCATATGAACAGTGAGAGCAGCCGATCCCACAGTGTCTTCACTTGCATAATTGAGAGCAGCTGGGAGAAAGATTCCATGGTCCACCTTAGGTTTGGAAGATTGAATCTAGTAGATCTTGCTGGTTCTGAGAG GCAGAAAAGCTCTGGGGCAGAAGGAGATCGTTTGAAAGAAGCTGCAAATATAAACAAGTCCCTTTCAACTCTTGG AATGGTAATAATGTCTCTAGTGGATCTGGCCAATGGGAAACATCGACATGTACCTTACAGAGACTCTAGGCTAACATTTCTTCTTCAG GACTCTCTGGGTGGAAATTCAAAAACAACAATAATTGCAAATATCAGCCCATCTACCTG CTCCGCGTACGAGACTTTAAGCACTTTGAAATTTGCACAACGTGCCAAGCTTATTCAGAATAAT GCTAAAATAAATGAAGATGCTTCAGGGGATGTCATTGCATTGCAGCGCCAAATCCAGCAATTAAAG GGTCAGTTGTCATTCCTGACGAAGCATCAACAAACTTCATTGAAACCTCTAGATTTTGCTCCAGATTCTGAAAAATTTAGCCTGGGTTACTGTCCTGGAAGGTATGAGACATTTGACGAAACCAATGTGAATGGCGAGCACAATATTCCAAAGGGAGAAATTAGGAAG CAGATGAAATACTTGGAAGATACCTTAAGTGGTGCACTGCATCGAGAAAAGTTGACCGAGATGGAAGTCAAAAGACAGAAAGTTGAAATTGAACGGATGAATAATTTG GTTCATCAGCAAAAAGAAGAAGCTCAGCATACCAAAATGATGCTCATACTCCGAGATGAAAAGATACAACAGTTGGAATCATTGTTGGATGGGCCAGTCTGTGCTGATAAATTTTATCAGGCTGAAAACAATGCTTTGCGAGAAGAAATTAAGCAGcttcaagaaaaatttgatagAAATCCAGAAGTAGATCGATTGCAACTGGAGAATTTCAGACTGCGAGAGCAAATTCGACT GTATCAAGATTTCTTTGAACAAGGAGAGAGAGAAAGATTGCTTGATGAAATATCTGGATTACACAGTCAG CTTTTAGAACTACTCGAAGTCGATAAAAGTTTTGCAAACCAACAGTACCTTTCAACAAAG GGACTTGAAGTTGAAAGAGAGTTGCAAAGGTGCAAGGAAATGAATACCGAACTAATTAG GGAAGTTGATGAATTACAACTACAACTTGGAAATAGTATGACCTGCAACCAAAATACTTTCGACTCG ATTGAGAATAGTTTACCGAGTAAAAATTTAGTCGATGAGGCTACTTCCAGCAACGATCAATATGATGAAGTTTATCATAATGCACATGGTCAGAATATAAACTTGAACAGTGACAATGTCCACAAACAGCCGATGGATGACTTGAAATTGGGGCATTTCCAGCTGAATAAAGAACCGGAGTTTGTGCTTCGAGTCAATGAGAAGGTGATGGAAACACAGGAGAATGGGGAAATTATGATGAGAGAACTCAAGGACAAATGCAAGGGCTATCACCAAGAAATTTCTGGTTCAGGAAATAATTATCCAAATGCTGCAATTGATGGCAACGAAGCCACTGGCATTATGACTTTGCAAGCTAAGTTGGATGAGTTGTATGGGGAACTCAAGGAAGCGCAAATACTTAATGAACAATACATAAAAGAGCATACAACACGGCTATCTAAGGATTGcgaaaataaattaattcaaaatgaagttGAATTGGAGGCAACCAAAGCTATAATACATTTACAAGAAGAGATGGATAGACTCCAGAAGGACTTTCAAATGCGGTTATGCTCCTTGACTCAACAGAAtttaaatcttgaaaacaaCATATCAGATAAGGAGGAAGAACTAAAATATGTCCGTTCAAAGTGGGAAAGTGCAACATTGGAGCTAACCACCTTTCTCATTGATGGTTCTAGATCCCTAGGAGATGCCGCTCGCCAAATAACAAGTATTTCTCATTCCTTTCATAGTGCCAACGGTTGGGTCAGTGAACATGTTGAGAGAGCTGCTAAAATTTGTGTTGAAAAAGAACAAACTATTCTGCTACTGCAAAAGAGTTTGGAAGATGCGCAAAAAAATGTGCTGCAAATGGAACAAAAACTATACTCCTTGAAGGGTGCAACAGTTGTGCTTACTAAGTATCAGATGTCTGAAAATTCTTCAAGTGGAGAGGAATTAGAGTGCTCTaacaaatcagatgattcaacaGAATCTTTGGCAGAGATGGATGGATGGACCCCTGATTGTTCAAATTCATGCTCTGATGCTTCAGTTCAAAGTGCAGGTGATGGGGATAAGTCTTCTTCAAGCAATCAATATGGATGTGGAAACAAACCAACTGAACCAACTCTTGACCCAAGGTCTGATGAAGTAACACATGTTAGCCATAATACTGCATGTTTACTTTCCAGGAAGGAATTCACAAAAGCATGCAAAACTTTTGGGAAGTTGAAGGAGTTCATGGCAGTTTCTGTTCATGAAAAAAAGCAGGGTTGTGCTGCTGAGGTTTTAAACTTGTCTAATCAGGATGCAACAGAGAACAGCTTTAAGCAACTAGGAGATGTACATGATCAACAGACTAGCCGAAGAGTCGAGAGCGCCGGCCAAAAATTGGGAGAG TTGGCAGATGAAGGCTATATGCATCCTACTGCTAACTTCTTTACCAAAATTGAAAAGGCTTATGAAACTATGGAAGAAGCTGATTATATATTAAAGGCAATGCTAAAAGCAAATGAAAAGGCAAATATGATGACCGCAATGTGGAAACAATCAGGAGAGGAATTGATGGCAGATAAAGAAAACTTGATTGAAGAGATAAAACGGCTAAAATTCGGTACACTTCTGAAAGATGGAGAAAATGAAGTACTGCGAGATCAGATCCAGTTTAGCTTCATAGAAATAGCTAATATCTTGTCTTCGCTTGAAGAATTTTTCATTCAAATGCAAACAGCTTTGAAGTTATCAGCATGCAGTGATATCAATCCAGTTGTTGAAGAGACACGATCTCTCTTctgcagctctagatcatggtTGGATGCCTTGTTTTGCAAAGCATTACAGAGCGATATCAGCATGCTTGTCTTACAGTGCCAAATGGGGGAGTACATTCACAGATTCGGAGGAATTAACAAAATTATCTATGCTGATAGATCCCCACTCCAAGAACATTCTTTAAGTACAAATAAACATGGAATTAGTAATGTAAGTTGGGATGACAACGCTACTTCTCATTCCATTAAATGTCAAAGTGAAGGAGATCGTATTGAAGATAAGTTGGAAACAGAAATTAAAGAGTTCGACCCACTCAATAGTGACACTGGAAATAAAAACTCTGAACTCAAGAGAGAGCTGGAACGAAAAGATATCTTACTGAAAGGGTTACTTTTTGACTTCAGCTTGCTACAAGAATTAGCCTCCCACAGGAAAGACATTAAGGGTGAAATTGAAAAATTAATTGTTGCATCAAATGAAGTTCAGAATGAACTACAGATCAAAAGAGTTCAGATTGATGACATGCAAGTAAAGAATGCGAAACTTGAAGACCGAATGGCTGAAGCTGAGCTAGCTCTATTTAACTCAAAATCTGAATTAGATCAGGCAATAGAAATGTCGAATGTTTTGTCTGAGCAAAATGTGGAATTAAAAGTTTTTTTGAAGGATCTTTACCTGAAAAACTCTGAGGCAGAGCATCTGGTAGAAGAGCAAAGAGAAGCTATCAAATGTTTGGAAAAAGAAATTATTCGTTTATCTTCATCGCTGGAGAAACATTTAGTGTCTTCAACGGAAGATGTTGAAAAATCTTTAACAAGAGTGACTGCAGAGAAAGACCAACTTTTTGAAAGACTCTGCTCTTTGCAAGATAGGCTCGATATGGCATGTGCATTAGCTGATGAGAACCAAGCTATAGCTGCAGAAGCCCGTCAG GAGTCGGAGGGAAGTAGAATGTATGCTGAGCAAAAGGAAGAGGAAGTCAAGATTTTAGAACGATCTGTCGAGGAGCTTGAACGCACCATAAATGTTTTAGAGAAAAAA GTACACGAAATGGAGGAAGAGATACAAAAACATTGCACAACAAAAGATACACTAGAATTGGAACTTCAAGCACTTAGACGCAGATTATCAACAGTTGAGGATTTTACAGAAAGCATGCAATCAGATAGCACAAATTCGGCTGTGCTCGAAGATCAGCTTTCAAG GAAATTGCACATCAAAGCATTGGAAGTTAATGAAGCTCATTCCCGAATAAAATTTCTTGAAGAGATGAATGATGAACAAGCTCACAAG ATCAATCAATTCAAAGATTATATCTCTGAACTTGTATTGCATGCTGAAGCACAGGCatcacaatatcaacagaag TACAAGAACTTGGAAGCAATGGTTCGCGAAGTTAAACCAGATTTGTTTGTATCTGTTGCACCAACTGTAGAAAGTGCCGATAAAATTTCAACAAAAACAAGGGGTTCTAGTTCACCATTCAGATGCATTGCTAGTTTGGTCCAGCAAGTGAATCAAGAAAAGGATCGGGAGCTGTCAAATGCTAGGCTCCATATTGAAGAGCTTGAGGCACTGGTAGCCAGTAGGCATAAAGAG GTATGTGTGCTGAATACCAGACTGGCCACAGCAGAAAGCATGACACATGATGTCATCAGGGATTTACTCAGTGTTAAGCTGGACATAACCAATTACGCC AACATAGTTGACCAACATCAACTTCAAAAGCTTATTAAGGAGGCTCAACATCAGAGACGAGAATTTGCTGTGATG GAGCAAGAAATTGTCAACCTGAGGAGACATATTAATGAATTACATGAAGATAAAGAAAG ATGTATTATAGAAGTCAATAAAAGCAAAGCAGACCAACTTGGTTTGCAGATTATGCTGGAACAACTACAACAACGAGATCAGATGTTGATTGCACAAAACGACATGTTGAAG ATGGACAAGAATAATCTACAGAAGAAGGTTACCGAATTAGATGAAATGGTGAAGAAGCTATTCAGGATGCAAGATGGCCAACACGGTAATCAACAGCAAACAAATAGCTTGTTGAGGTGGCCATTTGAGTTAGATCTTGACGAGAGGTTGGCACGTTCACAGAAAGTTCTTTCAAGGATCAACAATGAATTTGCTCAGTATCATAGACCCGAGAACAAACTGGAAAGCCGTAGTAAAGAAAAAAGGTTTAGGTAG